The sequence AAACTTTGGTATTACAATCACAGAAGTTAAAGGCTTTGGAAGACAAAAAGGTCATACAGAAGTTTATCGTGGTGCTGAGTATGTTATTGATTTCGTGCCTAAGATTAAGATTGAAGTGGTCGTAGATGATGCAATCGTTGAAAAAGTAATAGAAGCAATAATTACTTCTGCAAGAACGGGGAGGGTTGGGGATGGAAAGATTTTTATCTCCCCTGTTGAAGACGCGGTAAGAATTAGAACTGGTGAAAGAGGAACAGAAGCTTTATAAAAAATTTAAAGGAGGTATAGTTATGAAAAAGCTGTTGT comes from Sulfurihydrogenibium sp. and encodes:
- a CDS encoding P-II family nitrogen regulator; this translates as MKKVEAIIKPFKLDEVKDALSTHGNFGITITEVKGFGRQKGHTEVYRGAEYVIDFVPKIKIEVVVDDAIVEKVIEAIITSARTGRVGDGKIFISPVEDAVRIRTGERGTEAL